From Vitis vinifera cultivar Pinot Noir 40024 chromosome 14, ASM3070453v1, a single genomic window includes:
- the LOC132255118 gene encoding cytokinin hydroxylase-like, whose product MGILLLTLLIVLGTVLLRAAYNTISCYWLTPRRIKKIMENQGVRGPKPRFLVGNIMDMAALVSKSTSTDMDSISHDTVGRLLPHFVAWSKQYGKRFIYWNGPEPRMCLTETELIKELLTKYNMISGKSWLQQQGSKHFIGRGLLMANGDDWYHQRHIVAPAFMGDKLKGYAGYMMECTTQMLQSLQNAVESGQTEFEIGEYMTRLTADIISKTEFDSSYEKGKQIFHLLTELQNLCAQASKHFCLPGSRYFPSKYNREIKALKTEVERLLMEIIQSRKDCVEIGRSSSYGNDLLGLLLNEMQKKRGSGFSLNLQLIMDECKTFFFAGHETTALLLTWTSMLLASNPTWQDKVRAQVAEVCNGETPSVDHLSKLTLLNMVINESMRLYPPATVLPRMAFEDIKLGDLHIPKGLSIWIPVLAIHHSEELWGKDANEFNPDRFAGKMFAPGRHFIPFAAGPRNCVGQSFAMMEAKIILAMLVSRFSFTISQNYRHAPVIILTIKPKYGVQICLKPLKP is encoded by the exons atggGCATTTTATTGTTGACTCTGTTAATAGTCTTGGGGACTGTGTTGCTGAGGGCTGCCTACAATACCATCTCCTGTTACTGGCTAACTCCTAGAAGaatcaagaaaataatggaaaatcaAGGAGTGCGTGGCCCCAAACCACGCTTTCTAGTTGGAAACATCATGGACATGGCAGCTCTCGTCTCCAAATCAACCTCCACAGATATGGACTCCATTAGCCATGACACCGTGGGCCGCCTTTTGCCGCATTTCGTGGCCTGGTCCAAGCAATACG GGAAGAGGTTCATATACTGGAATGGGCCAGAGCCACGGATGTGCTTGACGGAGACTGAATTGATCAAAGAGCTGCTGACAAAGTACAACATGATCTCTGGGAAGTCATGGCTGCAGCAGCAGGGGTCGAAGCATTTCATCGGGCGTGGGCTGCTGATGGCGAACGGGGACGACTGGTACCACCAGCGCCACATCGTGGCTCCGGCGTTTATGGGGGACAAGCTGAAG GGGTATGCGGGGTACATGATGGAATGCACTACCCAGATGCTCCAATCACTCCAAAATGCAGTAGAATCTGGGCAGACCGAGTTCGAGATTGGCGAATACATGACTCGTCTCACCGCTGATATCATTTCCAAGACAGAATTTGATAGCAGCTATGAGAAGGGAAAGCAAATATTCCATCTTCTCACTGAGTTGCAAAATCTTTGTGCTCAAGCCAGCAAGCACTTCTGCCTTCCTGGGAGTCG gtATTTTCCTAGTAAATACAACAGAGAGATTAAAGCGCTGAAGACGGAGGTGGAGAGACTGTTGATGGAGATCATACAGAGCCGAAAGGACTGTGTAGAGATTGGCAGGAGCAGTTCTTACGGAAATGATTTACTGGGCTTGCTGCTGAATGAGATGCAGAAGAAGAGAGGGAGTGGGTTCAGCCTAAACCTCCAACTCATCATGGATGAATGCAAAACCTTCTTCTTTGCCGGCCATGAAACCACTGCTCTCCTTCTCACCTGGACCTCCATGCTCCTTGCTAGCAACCCCACTTGGCAAGACAAGGTTCGCGCCCAGGTGGCCGAGGTCTGCAATGGTGAAACTCCCTCTGTTGATCATCTTTCCAAGCTCACCTTG CTAAACATGGTAATCAATGAATCAATGCGGCTGTACCCACCGGCCACCGTCCTACCACGGATGGCCTTCGAAGACATCAAACTAGGGGACCTCCACATCCCAAAGGGACTCTCCATATGGATCCCAGTACTGGCAATCCACCACAGCGAGGAATTATGGGGTAAAGACGCAAATGAGTTCAATCCAGACCGGTTTGCCGGAAAGATGTTCGCCCCAGGTCGCCATTTCATCCCCTTTGCTGCTGGCCCCCGGAATTGCGTTGGCCAGTCCTTTGCCATGATGGAAGCTAAGATCATTCTAGCCATGCTAGTCTCCCGGTTTAGCTTTACAATCTCACAGAATTACCGGCATGCCCCCGTCATCATCCTCACCATAAAGCCCAAATATGGAGTTCAAATCTGTTTGAAGCCCTTGAAACCATGA